In the Oryza glaberrima chromosome 6, OglaRS2, whole genome shotgun sequence genome, one interval contains:
- the LOC127778054 gene encoding AIG2-like protein D, which produces MAPPPAAAAAAVDGVGVGVGAHSVFVYGSLMQDEVVRTIIKRVPPSSPALLPNYHRFNIKGRIYPAILPVQSKKVAGKVITGVTDAELQILDEFEDVEYVRTRVEISLTDTSETMLADTYVWADAEDPNLYGEWDFEEWKRLHMKDFLAMTHGFMDGLEQPESKSRVETYQSFMQEIQQPGTTTTTQVEI; this is translated from the exons atggcgccgccacccgccgccgccgccgccgccgtggacggggtcggggtcggggtcggggCGCACAGCGTGTTCGTGTACGGGAGCCTGATGCAGGACGAGGTGGTGCGCACCATCATCAAGCGCGTcccgccctcctccccggcgctcctccccaacta CCACAGGTTCAACATCAAGGGTAGGATTTATCCTGCAATCCTACCTGTTCAAAGCAAGAAAGTTGCTGGCAAG GTCATCACCGGTGTTACTGATGCAGAGCTCCAGATTCtggatgaatttgaagatgtggAGTACGTGAGGACAAGAGTTGAGATATCATTAACT GATACTTCAGAGACAATGCTTGCTGACACCTATGTATGGGCTGATGCAGAGGATCCAAATCTTTATGGTGAATGGGATTTTGAG GAATGGAAGAGGTTGCACATGAAAGATTTCCTTGCGATGACCCACGGATTCATGGATGGCCTCGAACAGCCTGAATCCAAATCCAGGGTTGAAACCTACCAATCATTCATGCAGGAAATCCAACAGcctgggacgacgacgacgacccagGTTGAGATTTGA
- the LOC127778050 gene encoding auxin response factor 19 → MMKQAQQVPPPPASSAVTTTTAMAAATAAAVVGSGCEGEKTKAPAINSELWHACAGPLVSLPPAGSLVVYFPQGHSEQVAASMQKDVDAHVPSYPNLPSKLICLLHNVTLHADPETDEVYAQMTLQPVTSYGKEALQLSELALKQARPQTEFFCKTLTASDTSTHGGFSVPRRAAEKIFPPLDFSMQPPAQELQARDLHDNVWTFRHIYRGQPKRHLLTTGWSLFVSGKRLFAGDSVIFVRDEKQQLLLGIRRANRQPTNISSSVLSSDSMHIGILAAAAHAAANNSPFTIFYNPRASPTEFVIPFAKYQKAVYGNQISLGMRFRMMFETEELGTRRYMGTITGISDLDPVRWKNSQWRNLQVGWDESAAGERRNRVSIWEIEPVAAPFFICPPPFFGAKRPRQLDDESSEMENLLKRAMPWLGEEICIKDPQTQNTIMPGLSLVQWMNMNMQQSSSFANTAMQSEYLRSLSNPNMQNLGAADLSRQLCLQNQLLQQNNIQFNTPKLSQQMQPVNELAKAGIPLNQLAVSTKPQEQIHDASNLQRQQPSMNHMLPLSQAQTSLGQAQVLVQNQMQQQHASSTQGQQPATSQPLLMPQQQQQQQHQEQQQQQQQQQQQQQKLLQQQQQQLLLQQQQQLSKMPAQLSNLANQQFQLTDQQLQLQLLQKLQQQQQSLLSQPAVTLAQLPLIQEQQKLLLDMQQQLSNSQTLSQQQMMPQQSTKVPSQNTPLPPVQQEPQQKLLQKQAMLADTSEAAVPPTTSVNVISTTGSPLMTTGATHSVLTEEIPSCSTSPSTANGNHLLQPILGRNKHCSMINTEKVPQSAAPMSVPSSLEAVTAIPRMIKDSPKLNHNVKQSVVASKLANAGTGSQNYVNNPPPTDYLETASSATSVWLSQNDGLLHQNFPMSNFNQPQMFKDAPPDAEIHAANTSNNALFGINGDGPLGFPIGLGTDDFLSNGIDAAKYENHISTEIDNSYRIPKDAQQEISSSMVSQSFGASDMAFNSIDSTINDGGFLNRSSWPPAAPLKRMRTFTKVYKRGAVGRSIDMSQFSGYDELKHALARMFSIEGQLEERQRIGWKLVYKDHEDDILLLGDDPWEEFVGCVKCIRILSPQEVQQMSLEGCDLGNNIPPNQACSSSDGGNAWRARCDQNSGNPSNGSYEQFE, encoded by the exons ATGATGAAGCAGGCGCAGCAggtgcctccgccgccggcgagctctgcCGTGACGACGACCACCGCGATGGCGGccgctacggcggcggcggtggtggggagcggGTGCGAAG GGGAGAAGACGAAGGCGCCGGCGATCAACTCGGAGCTGTGGCACGCCTGCGCGGGGCCGCTGgtgtcgctgccgccggcgggcAGCCTCGTCGTCTACTTCCCCCAGGGCCACAGCGAGCAG GTTGCAGCCTCTATGCAAAAGGATGTTGATGCACATGTTCCAAGCTACCCAAATCTGCCTTCAAAGTTGATTTGCCTTCTGCATAACGTCACTTTACAT GCGGACCCAGAAACAGATGAAGTGTATGCACAAATGACTCTTCAGCCAGTTACTTCA TATGGGAAGGAGGCCCTGCAGTTATCAGAGCTTGCACTCAAACAAGCGAGACCACAGACAGAATTCTTTTGCAAGACACTGACTGCAAGTGATACAAGTACTCATGGAGGCTTCTCTGTGCCTCGTCGAGCTGCAGAAAAGATATTTCCTCCACTG GACTTCTCAATGCAACCACCTGCACAAGAACTACAAGCCAGGGATTTGCATGATAATGTGTGGACATTCCGTCACATATATCGGG GTCAGCCAAAAAGGCATCTGCTTACCACTGGCTGGAGTCTATTTGTAAGCGGCAAGAGGTTATTTGCTGGAGATTCTGTCATTTTTGTCAG ggaTGAAAAGCAGCAACTTCTATTAGGAATCAGGCGTGCTAACCGACAGCCAACTAACATATCATCATCTGTCCTTTCAAGTGACAGCATGCATATAGGGATTCTTGCTGCTGCAGCCCATGCTGCTGCCAACAATAGCCCATTTACCATCTTTTATAACCCTAG GGCCAGTCCTACTGAATTTGTTATCCCATTTGCTAAGTATCAGAAGGCAGTCTATGGTAATCAAATATCTTTAGGGATGCGCTTTCGCATGATGTTTGAGACTGAGGAATTAGGAACACGAAG ATACATGGGAACAATAACTGGCATAAGTGATCTAGATCCAGTAAGATGGAAAAACTCGCAGTGGCGCAACTTACAG GTTGGTTGGGATGAATCCGCAGCCGGTGAAAGGCGAAATAGGGTTTCTATCTGGGAGATTGAACCGGTCGCTGCTCCATTTTTCATATGTCCTCCACCATTTTTTGGTGCGAAGCGGCCCAGGCAATTAG ATGACGAGTCCTCGGAAATGGAGAATCTCTTAAAGAGGGCTATGCCTTGGCTTGGTGAGGAAATATGCATAAAGGATCCTCAGACTCAGAACACCATAATGCCTGGGCTGAGCTTGGTTCAGTGGATGAACATGAACATGCAACAGAGCTCCTCATTTGCGAATACAGCCATGCAGTCTGAGTACCTTCGATCGTTGAGCAACCCCAACATGCAAAATCTTGGTGCTGCCGATCTCTCTAGGCAATTATGCCTGCAGAATCAGCTTCTTCAACAGAACAATATACAGTTTAATACTCCCAAACTTTCTCAGCAAATGCAGCCAGTCAATGAGTTAGCAAAGGCAGGCATTCCGTTGAATCAGCTTGCTGTGAGCACCAAACCTCAGGAACAGATTCATGATGCTAGCAACCTTCAGAGGCAACAACCTTCCATGAACCATATGCTTCCTTTGAGCCAAGCTCAAACCAGTCTTGGCCAAGCTCAGGTCCTTGTCCAAAATCAAATGCAACAGCAACATGCATCTTCAACTCAAGGTCAACAACCAGCTACCAGCCAGCCCTTGCTTATgccccagcagcagcaacagcagcagcaccaggaacaacaacagcaacaacaacaacaacaacaacaacaacaaaaattgctacaacagcagcagcaacagcttttgctccagcaacagcagcagttGAGTAAGATGCCTGCGCAGTTGTCAAATCTGGCAAATCAGCAGTTTCAGCTAACTGATCAACAGCTTCAGCTGCAACTGTTACAAAAACTACAGCAACAACAGCAGTCATTGCTTTCACAACCTGCAGTCACCCTTGCACAATTACCTCTGATCCAAGAACAGCAGAAGTTACTTCTGGATATGCAACAGCAGCTGTCAAACTCCCAAACACTTTCCCAACAACAAATGATGCCTCAACAAAGTACCAAGGTTCCATCACAGAACACACCATTGCCACCTGTGCAACAAGAGCCACAACAGAAGCTTCTACAGAAGCAAGCGATGCTAGCAGACACTTCAGAAGCTGCCGTTCCGCCGACCACATCAGTCAATGTCATTTCAACAACTGGAAGCCCTTTGATGACAACTGGTGCTACTCATTCTGTACTTACAGAAGAAATCCCTTCTTGTTCAACATCACCATCCACAGCTAATGGCAATCACCTTCTACAACCAATACTTGGTAGGAACAAACATTGTAGCATGATCAACACAGAAAAGGTTCCTCAGTCTGCTGCTCCTATGTCAGTTCCAAGCTCCCTTGAAGCTGTCACAGCAATCCCGAGAATGATAAAGGATTCACCAAAGTTGAACCATAATGTTAAACAAAGTGTAGTGGCTTCAAAATTAGCAAATGCTGGGACTGGTTCTCAAAATTATGTGAACAATCCACCTCCAACGGACTATCTGGAAACTGCTTCTTCCGCAACTTCAGTGTGGCTTTCCCAGAATGATGGACTTCTACATCAAAATTTCCCTATGTCCAACTTCAACCAGCCACAGATGTTCAAAGATGCTCCTCCTGATGCTGAAATTCATGCTGCTAATACAAGTAACAATGCATTGTTTGGAATCAATGGTGATGGTCCGCTGGGCTTCCCTATAGGACTAGGAACAGATGATTTCCTGTCGAATGGAATTGATGCTGCCAAGTACGAGAACCATATCTCAACAGAAATTGATAATAGCTACAGAATTCCGAAGGATGCCCAGCAAGAAATATCATCCTCAATGGTTTCACAGTCATTTGGTGCATCAGATATGGCATTTAATTCAATTGATTCCACAATCAACGATGGTGGCTTTTTGAACCGGAGTTCTTGGCCTCCTGCTGCTCCCTTAAAGAGGATGAGGACATTCACCAAG GTATATAAGCGAGGAGCTGTAGGCCGGTCCATTGACATGAGTCAGTTCTCTGGATATGATGAATTAAAGCATGCTCTGGCACGCATGTTCAGTATAGAGGGGCAACTTGAGGAACGGCAGAGAATCGGTTGGAAGCTCGTTTACAAGGATCATGAAGATGACATCCTACTTCTTGGCGACGACCCATGGGA GGAATTTGTCGGTTGCGTGAAATGCATTAGGATCCTTTCACCTCAAGAAGTTCAGCAGATGAGCTTGGAGGGTTGTGATCTCGGGAACAACATTCCCCCAAATCAGGCCTGCAGCAGCTCAGACGGAGGGAATGCATGGAGGGCTCGCTGCGATCAGAACTCCGGTAACCCTTCCAATGGCTCATATGAACAATTCGAATGA
- the LOC127778051 gene encoding probable serine/threonine-protein kinase PBL17: protein MHRWFIASCGDIRAVAARSSRRRGGDAIAPKSPSPLPRLRKTVSETAAVMLAVPKDVEEFRTMPAYGTNLELFTYDQLRAATADFSPDQIVGEGGFGVVYKGLIHGAVVAVKQLNPFGHQGDREWLTEVSYLGQYNHPNLVELIGYCCEDDHRLLVYEYMANGSLENHLFRRSCNLSWTTRMKIALDVARGLAFLHGGDRPIIYRDFKTSNILLDTDMKAKLSDFGLAKEGPRGGKTHVSTRVMGTYGYAAPEYVATGHLTAMSDVYGFGVVLLEMLVGRRALEPPAAGCSRCNLVDWARPILIRPKKLERIVDRRMALPAPPEDGGGGVDAAVERVARLAYDCLSQNPKVRPTMGRVVHILEAVLADHHHHAGAAAAAAARPAAAAAAAATATAGRLYV from the exons ATGCACCGGTGGTTCATTGCTAGCTGCGGCGACATAcgtgcggtggcggcgcgctcatcccgccgccgaggag GCGATGCGATTGCGCCcaagtcgccgtcgccgctgccgaggCTGAGGAAGACGGtgtcggagacggcggcggtgatgctGGCCGTGCCCAAGGACGTGGAGGAGTTCCGGACCATGCCGGCGTACGGGACCAACCTCGAGCTGTTCACCTACGACCAGCTcagggccgccaccgccgacttcAGCCCCGACCAGATCGTCGGCGAGGGCGGCTTCGGCGTCGTCTACAAGGGCCTCATCcatggcgccgtcgtcgccgtcaagcAGCTCAACCCCTTCGGCCACCAGGGCGACAGGGAATGGCTG ACGGAGGTGAGCTACCTGGGGCAGTACAACCATCCGAATCTGGTGGAGCTCATCGGCTACTGCTGCGAGGACGATCACCGGCTGCTGGTCTACGAGTACATGGCAAATGGCAGCCTCGAGAACCACCTCTTCCGAC GTTCATGCAACCTCTCATGGACGACCCGGATGAAGATCGCCTTGGACGTGGCGAGGGGCCTCGCCttcctccacggcggcgaccggccgatCATCTACCGCGACTTCAAGACCTCCAACATCTTGCTTGACACA GATATGAAGGCGAAGCTGTCGGATTTCGGGCTGGCGAAGGAGGGGCCGCGGGGAGGGAAGACGCACGTGTCGACGAGGGTGATGGGGACGTACGGCTACGCGGCGCCGGAGTACGTCGCCACGGGCCACCTCACCGCCATGAGCGACGTCTACGGCTTCGGCGTCGTCCTGCTCGAGAtgctcgtcggccgccgcgcgctcgagccgccggccgccggctgcAGCAGGTGCAACCTCGTCGACTGGGCCCGCCCCATCCTCATCCGGCCCAAGAAGCTGGAGAGGATCGTCGACCGCCGGATggcgctgccggcgccgccggaggacggcggcggcggcgtcgacgccgccgtcgagcgggTGGCGCGCCTCGCCTACGACTGCCTCAGCCAGAACCCCAAGGTCAGGCCCACCATGGGCAGGGTCGTGCACATCCTCGAGGCCGTCctcgccgaccaccaccaccacgccggtgctgctgctgctgccgctgcacggccggcagccgccgccgccgccgccgccaccgccaccgccggccggttATATGTATAG
- the LOC127778052 gene encoding protein APEM9, with protein MGTSAQEPDLWKQIDDAEHYLVSGLFEQAVSTALSVSGQVHSAAMENSCDHDELLEMLELAGMVLVQALKELKRTSEMFIQLKTIYGSVASIPLKIFITGATMHMAGGSGSDLRPIFDEYLAKWRYTDDQVYVLDEGKNSSSNGLVVTSVMSPEQYFEVAELYTVTFLSVVSHETATAISWTEKAELTEQDQQDLLRKLHALQSAANKKSTNQGAKLSESAERNLSTSQNGSISPAHEDATKSSAPTHNGNVQGLRKALPKSIQPSFQRVTNQFDPLFWWFHSFRIKFGKVHVVLPSGKVMFLFSLLFSTLYILRRKGAALKRTAFQQISSLRRGFLDALQLAFSTQINPLAAVQQVPQAPRASW; from the exons ATGGGGACCTCTGCGCAGGAGCCGGATCTCTGGAAGCAAATCGACGACGCCGAGCA CTATCTGGTCAGCGGATTGTTCGAGCAGGCCGTATCCACTGCCTTATCTGTATCCGGTCAAGTACATTCGGCTGCCATGGAGAATTCATGTGACCATGATGAGCTTCTGGAAATGCTTGAATTAGCTGGGATGGTACTTGTTCAGGCACTTAAAGAACTTAAGAG GACATCTGAGATGTTTATTCAGCTCAAGACAATCTACGGTTCAGTGGCATCAAtaccattgaaaattttcattacAGG GGCTACGATGCACATGGCAGGAGGATCTGGATCTGATCTTAGACCAATCTTCGATGAATACCTTGCTAAATGGAGATATACTGATGATCAAGTTTATGTTTTAGATGAAGGAAAGAACAGCTCCTCAAATGGGTTGGTTGTTACATCGGTTATGTCACCTGAACAATATTTTGAGGTGGCAGAGTTGTACACGGTAACATTCCTTAGTGTTGTCTCCCATGAGACTGCAACTGCTATCTCATGGACTGAAAAGGCTGAGTTGACTGAACAAGATCAGCAG GACCTGTTGAGAAAACTTCATGCGTTACAATCTGCAGCTAATAAGAAGTCCACCAATCAGGGTGCAAAACTATCAGAATCAGCAGAAAGAAACCTTTCCACTTCTCAGAATGGCTCAATATCACCAGCACATGAGGATGCTACTAAAAGCTCAGCACCTACGCACAATGGGAATGTACAGGGACTTAGAAAGGCCTTGCCGAAATCCATTCAACCTTCTTTTCAACGCGTCACAAATCAATTTGATCCATTGTTCTGGTGGTTTCATTCATTTCGCATAAAATTTGGAAAGGTGCATGTGGTTCTACCAAGTGGTAAAGTGATGTTTCTATTTTCACTGCTGTTCTCGACATTATACATCCTCAGGAGGAAAGGTGCTGCATTGAAGAG GACTGCATTCCAACAAATTTCATCTCTGCGACGGGGCTTCCTTGATGCCCTGCAACTCGCCTTCTCCACCCAGATAAATCCACTCGCAGCTGTTCAACAGGTGCCACAAGCCCCGCGTGCTAGCTGGTGA